From Oculatellaceae cyanobacterium:
ATTGAGAGAATCTTGTAACTCAGCGAAAACACCAGTTGCACCAAAAATCAAGATGACAAAACTGATGATAGTGGCAATTATTCCCTCTGTTGGCTTGCGGGAATTTTTAATCATTTCTTGAATTGCTTCTGCACCCTGAAGCCCAATCAAACCTTTAAGTTGATTGACAATTTCGCCTTGGGCTGCATCTTGACCTAATACTAAAGCTGCGACCGCAATTACAATAATTAACAAAGGAGCGATCGAAAAAGCGGTGTAATACGACAATGCTGCCGCTAACCTTGCAGCTTTATCTTCCTGCCATTCCTTAAGTGTTTCTTTAAATAAACCTACAATATCTTTTGGTTTCATAATCCCAACACTCCTAAACTTGGCTGTTGCAGCCTATCTTGAGTGTTGAGCTATTAGCTTGGCATTACAAGGATCTAAAGTAAGAACTCAACTACTACTTAAGTTAAGTTCAAAGAACTTAGTGAGCAAACTGCATTGTATTTCTTAAAGTAGGTGTTCATCAAAATCCTGGCTAGTCCAAATAGCACCAGGGTGCAAACCTGGTTGCGGTAGTGTATCTGAAGAAACAACTGAAACTAAACGAGCAACGGGAGTGCTACCTTGTGTCAAAATAATTTCTGTACCAATCGGCACTAGAGATAATAATTATGGCAAGTTTGTTTGCACTTCACTAACATCAACTGTTTTACTCAACATAATCCTAATCTCTAAAATACCCGTTGTTTTTTCACCTTACCTAGTGCATTCTCCGCCGCTTGCTTCTCCGCGTCTTTCTTACTGCGCCCCCTCCCTTCTCCATATACTTTCTCACCTACAAACACTTGAGAAATAAATTGAGGGTCGTGCGGCGTTCCTCCCGCTGAGACAGTAACGTATTTTGGAGGCGTGGGAGAAATATTCGTCTGTACCCATTGCTGAAAACGATTTTTAGAATCTACAGTAACAACTGACAAAACAGAACTTTCTGGTACTAAATCAAACAAAGGTTCCACGCAAGCGCGGACTGCTTCAATATCTGAATTGTTATCTAAATAGTAAGCACCAACAACAGCTTCAAAAGTGCTACTCATTAAATTAGGATTGTGATAACCACCACCTAACATTGCACCTCTTCCCAACCGCATTCTCAAATCTACACCTACTTCTATCGCAAATTTTGCTAATTGTTTCTCATCTACTAATGCGGAACGTCTACGAGTTAATTCACCTTCTGGCATTTGGGGATGACGACGATAAAGATACTCGCCACTTAAAAAAGTAAGTAACGCATCACCCAAAAATTCTAGCCGTTCATTATCTTCACATTCTCCAGGGTTTTCGCTCACATAAGATCGGTGAGTAAGCGCACGGCGCAATAAATTGTCATCTTGGAATATTAGAAGTTTGTGCATTTTATCTCTGTTTTGATTGTTAACGTAATTTCTTGTAAAGACTCTAAAAACCGCCATAAGCGGTTTCGGTAAGAAAATTTTATTGAATGAACTAGATTTGATGTTTCTGTTTAGCCCTTATTCCCTGGTTCTACCAGGGAATGAGTTTATCAAGGCTCCGCCTTCATTATCTCTAATCCAATTAAGCTGCCATTTTACATTCCTCAGCCAAAAATATCTCATTATTTTCCACGAATATTTTTCCATCTTTTACGACAGCATTGATAAACTTACGAAACCTTGAAAAATTCTTTCCATCAGCTTGGCGGATAGAGGCAGATCCTGTGTAATTGGGAAATTGTTTATCATCACACATCAGATTACTGATTAAACGAAATCCTGTCTTTTTATTTTGACTCATCGCTGTTTTGATAGCTGCGTTTAAGCACTCAATAGCATCCTCGTAACTAATAGTAGATAGAACACCATCTGTATTAAGTTCAACTTGACTTGCTGGTGGCTGAGGTAATTCATCAATAAAATGAAACTTATCTGCTAATTCTGTTAGCATTTGTTTAACATTTCCTCTTTTAGCCAAAATAATGACCTTTCTCCCTAATTTTTTGAGGAGACGAACTAATTTAGCAAAATCTCCATCTCCTGAAACTATGATCACTATATCGCCAAGTAATCCTTTATCAAGATCATCAAGACAGTCAGAAATTAATTGATTGTCTGCACTATTTTTTAGAGAACAAGGAACATCAATCCAACTAAGCTTCAAAGCTGATAAATTATTTTTTAAATCAGCTTGATTTTTACAAAGTGAATTATAGTAAGTTCTTGTGCAATTCCAACATCCTTTTGATTTGGTAAAGTCTAATATCCAATTTGCTTCCTGCTCATTTAAGCAAACATTCTGATTATCCACATAAAGGGATACTGAATCTTTATGCTGGCTACTTTTTCCAGTGCAAGCGACTTGATTGTCTAGCATTGTCATATTTCCTGAGATATGGTTGACTAGACAGCATCTAATATCAACATATCTAGCGGTAGCGAAAAATACCTCAGAAGCTTCTTAAAGAGAACCTTGTCTAAGAATAGGATTGCTACCTTAACATTTATTTGGTTTCAGTCTCAGATGTAGGATTTTTCTTATCCTGTAAATCGTCAGATTATCCATTTGGATGAATACTTAGCTAAATGTCTACTTAGACACTAGGAAAGCGCATTTAATTTAATAAACACCCTTAATGCTAAATACCTTAATCATAAATACTCAGCCAAAGGGATAACCTGGCAATTTGCAGGATAAGAAAAATACTCAAATTGAGACAACTACCAACATTTTGCTTTTGATATGGTAAATATTTTTGCTGCCTAAGTCAATTATATACTTATTTTTGAACTGTCAAGGGCTGGCGACTGGATTTTTAAATATTTTTTCTGAGGTCAGCGCGATCGCACTGCGTTAGGCACGGTTGACACTATTGATTAGTTAAAAGATTGAATTATCGCCCGTGTCTAACACACCCTACAGTTAGATAAATACTAGAGAGACTCTAATATGTAAATCATTTAGCATTAATAAACCCTGATTAACTAAATTAATCAGGGTTGATACCAAACAGATATTGCTAGTTATCATCTAAATTTTGACAGTTACTTTCTTTTGCTTGCGTCGCAATAATAAACCTACACCTACAGCACTAAATGTAAGTAATGCTAAATTAGTGCTAGGTTCAGGAACACTGCTGACGGCTATTCCCTGATAGTTACCAAAATAACTATCCCCTTGAGCAGTTACAAAATACAAATCTAAATTTCCTCCAGTTCCAGGTGGTTCAAAGGATAAAACACTACCACTAGCATTCCTGAAATCAATTGAACCTCCCTCTGTACCAGATCCGAACCCATTGATATTGCTAAAGTTAACTTCACGGGCAGAAGTATTGGACGAAATAATCGTTAAAACTTCATCTATAGGCGTAGTAATATCGCTAGTGGTAAATACATCACCTGTATTCAACTCAAAGTTGAAGTTATAGTTGGGGAGATCTGATAACGAAAATGTTCCATCTCCTGGATCTCCATCAAAATTAAAAATTCCAGACCCTACTAAAGGAGAATTTACTCCGCCGTCATCAGTATTGTCAAAAATGAAATTAAAAGTTATAGCATTAGCAGCCGATTGAAAAGTAGCTATGCTAACTACAGCAGCGATCGCCGATAATAGTTTAAACCTCATAATATCTAATAAGTAACTAGGTGTAAATTAAACCAAAATGATTTAGTCAAAGAATAATTTA
This genomic window contains:
- the rnc gene encoding ribonuclease III, giving the protein MHKLLIFQDDNLLRRALTHRSYVSENPGECEDNERLEFLGDALLTFLSGEYLYRRHPQMPEGELTRRRSALVDEKQLAKFAIEVGVDLRMRLGRGAMLGGGYHNPNLMSSTFEAVVGAYYLDNNSDIEAVRACVEPLFDLVPESSVLSVVTVDSKNRFQQWVQTNISPTPPKYVTVSAGGTPHDPQFISQVFVGEKVYGEGRGRSKKDAEKQAAENALGKVKKQRVF
- a CDS encoding NYN domain-containing protein — its product is MLDNQVACTGKSSQHKDSVSLYVDNQNVCLNEQEANWILDFTKSKGCWNCTRTYYNSLCKNQADLKNNLSALKLSWIDVPCSLKNSADNQLISDCLDDLDKGLLGDIVIIVSGDGDFAKLVRLLKKLGRKVIILAKRGNVKQMLTELADKFHFIDELPQPPASQVELNTDGVLSTISYEDAIECLNAAIKTAMSQNKKTGFRLISNLMCDDKQFPNYTGSASIRQADGKNFSRFRKFINAVVKDGKIFVENNEIFLAEECKMAA
- a CDS encoding PEP-CTERM sorting domain-containing protein (PEP-CTERM proteins occur, often in large numbers, in the proteomes of bacteria that also encode an exosortase, a predicted intramembrane cysteine proteinase. The presence of a PEP-CTERM domain at a protein's C-terminus predicts cleavage within the sorting domain, followed by covalent anchoring to some some component of the (usually Gram-negative) cell surface. Many PEP-CTERM proteins exhibit an unusual sequence composition that includes large numbers of potential glycosylation sites. Expression of one such protein has been shown restore the ability of a bacterium to form floc, a type of biofilm.), with translation MRFKLLSAIAAVVSIATFQSAANAITFNFIFDNTDDGGVNSPLVGSGIFNFDGDPGDGTFSLSDLPNYNFNFELNTGDVFTTSDITTPIDEVLTIISSNTSAREVNFSNINGFGSGTEGGSIDFRNASGSVLSFEPPGTGGNLDLYFVTAQGDSYFGNYQGIAVSSVPEPSTNLALLTFSAVGVGLLLRRKQKKVTVKI